The DNA segment TCTGAGATTTCAAATCTTGGGGCTCGTTAATAGGAATTGAAAACTTTCCGCAAGGTGAGCGCATGACTTTTGATAGAAGGCCAGTCGACTTCCCTTTGATGTCGAAATAACGTCGCTCTTCGAAACCAAATATTCCGGTGTAGAAATCACACCACTTCTGCATTTCCCCTTTAGGGACGTTGTTGGTCATGTGATCGATGACCATTAGACCTTTTCCTTTGGGGCGCCGTTCGTCAGCCTCCCAAGTCCAGCCCGAGTCGTAAATCTCTCCGCCTCCCGCATCGACGTTTTGCGGATATCGATCGACAAAATATACTAGCGAGTCGCCAATTCCATAAATAGCTGGAATTCCTGCCCAGCCACTTTTTTTCGAGTCATCAGTAAACGGTCGCGCACCACGTTTGACGGCTTCTTCAAATGCAGCCTTGGCATTTTTAACACGAAAGCCTGTCGCAGATGCGCATGGTCCGTGTTCCTTGGCAAACGCCGCCGAGTAGGAATTCGGATCTTCATTGATAACAAAGTTAACTTGGTTTTGCCTGTACAAGCGCAGGGGCTTCGTTGCGCTGCGAGCGACAGGCTTCATTCCGATTCGCTCCATCATGTTCGTTAGGATTTCCGAGCCTGCTGGACCAGCAAACTCAATAAATTCAATACCGTCCAAACCACATGGATTTTGCGTCATAGATCCCCCAGTAAGTAGAATCTTTGCTACCACAGG comes from the Deltaproteobacteria bacterium genome and includes:
- the hppD gene encoding 4-hydroxyphenylpyruvate dioxygenase, translated to MTQNPCGLDGIEFIEFAGPAGSEILTNMMERIGMKPVARSATKPLRLYRQNQVNFVINEDPNSYSAAFAKEHGPCASATGFRVKNAKAAFEEAVKRGARPFTDDSKKSGWAGIPAIYGIGDSLVYFVDRYPQNVDAGGGEIYDSGWTWEADERRPKGKGLMVIDHMTNNVPKGEMQKWCDFYTGIFGFEERRYFDIKGKSTGLLSKVMRSPCGKFSIPINEPQDLKSQIQEYLDEYKGSGIQHIALLTNDICKSVESMREEKIEFLAPPPKTYYKALPARLPIVKESLKDLEDRAILVDGDAKGYLLQIFTKNQVGPIFLEVIQRRGHDGFGDGNFQALFDAMEEDQRIRGVL